A section of the Bacteroidia bacterium genome encodes:
- a CDS encoding PAS domain S-box protein, producing MKVLHIEDNESDSFFIKRLLAVHFSDLDYKLVEDLDEFKTSLNDFQPDVVISDHKLKGFTSKEVYVAFKDSWQKCPFILVTNAISEEFAVETLRNGVDDYILKDRLERLPKSIENLLAKYQWVAEKDEYIKQIIESEIRYKDLLHSTSELIHSADENGNILFVNESWKRVLGYTLREVLAKNIFDFLENNSKISCLSKFQRIMKGEKVENMRLKMISKDGSVKILEGMGVPRLLGNNVIGSHAFFKDVTEKENIQSELEKSEKRYALAIDATADGIIDFNIKENSFYLSVHSFDILNQNNRQISLSNLSEIIPPSFYQWIKGLLESDNNLQKKLSFDQDIQLNINSDKWINIKAGFNPSDFRINGSIRDITDKKIQEIEIQNLNKELEQKVEIRTLELKSAIKLLTHKNKEIQDSIVYAKRIHNALLTIPVDFSELFPNSFIINQPKELIGGDFAWYQQLDDCKFVAAVDCTGHGVPGALLSVVATILLDEAVIKQKIINPSEILGFVNNRLNILFRNSAEVISDGMDIALCTICEKENLVLFSGAQRPIYQESNGVITKRLGDKISLGQTETQKSFAVQEIKYLPGDMLYLFSDGITSQFGGPEGKKIRRQQFMEELESISGKPNKQELITDFFEKWKGDMEQTDDVLILGIKLNKAVI from the coding sequence ATGAAGGTATTGCATATTGAAGATAACGAATCTGATTCCTTTTTCATAAAACGTTTGCTCGCTGTACACTTTAGTGATTTGGATTACAAACTTGTTGAAGACCTGGATGAATTTAAAACAAGTCTTAATGATTTCCAACCCGATGTTGTTATTTCCGATCATAAATTAAAGGGATTTACCTCCAAAGAAGTTTATGTTGCTTTTAAAGACAGCTGGCAAAAATGTCCATTTATACTGGTTACCAATGCTATATCGGAGGAGTTTGCGGTAGAAACCTTGCGTAACGGAGTAGACGATTATATTCTAAAGGACCGTTTGGAACGTTTACCAAAATCCATTGAAAATCTATTAGCAAAATACCAATGGGTTGCAGAAAAAGATGAATATATCAAGCAAATTATTGAAAGTGAAATTCGGTACAAGGATTTACTTCATTCTACTTCGGAGTTAATTCACAGTGCCGATGAAAATGGCAATATTCTATTTGTGAACGAAAGTTGGAAACGAGTATTAGGCTATACATTAAGGGAGGTGTTAGCAAAGAACATCTTTGACTTTCTTGAAAACAACTCGAAAATTTCTTGCCTTAGCAAATTTCAGCGCATCATGAAGGGGGAAAAGGTCGAAAATATGAGATTAAAGATGATTTCCAAGGATGGATCGGTGAAAATTTTGGAAGGAATGGGAGTGCCACGCTTGCTTGGAAATAACGTTATTGGATCCCATGCATTTTTTAAAGACGTCACCGAAAAAGAAAATATTCAGTCTGAACTGGAAAAAAGTGAAAAGCGCTATGCCCTGGCCATTGATGCAACTGCCGATGGAATAATTGATTTCAATATCAAGGAAAATAGTTTTTACTTGTCGGTTCATAGTTTTGACATATTAAATCAAAACAACAGACAAATCTCACTTTCGAATTTGTCAGAAATTATTCCGCCTTCCTTTTACCAATGGATTAAAGGTCTTTTGGAATCCGATAATAATTTACAAAAAAAATTAAGTTTCGATCAGGATATACAATTAAACATAAATTCGGACAAATGGATTAACATCAAAGCCGGATTTAACCCTTCAGACTTTCGAATAAATGGCTCTATAAGGGACATTACGGACAAAAAAATTCAGGAAATCGAAATTCAAAACCTGAATAAAGAACTTGAACAAAAGGTTGAAATAAGAACCTTGGAATTAAAATCCGCCATTAAGTTATTAACCCATAAAAACAAGGAAATTCAGGATAGTATTGTTTATGCAAAACGAATCCACAATGCCTTATTAACCATTCCGGTAGACTTTAGTGAACTATTTCCTAATTCATTTATAATCAACCAGCCTAAAGAGCTTATTGGTGGGGATTTTGCTTGGTATCAACAATTAGATGATTGTAAATTTGTTGCTGCAGTAGATTGCACCGGACATGGTGTTCCCGGTGCCTTATTGTCGGTTGTGGCCACCATTCTTTTGGATGAAGCTGTAATTAAACAAAAAATTATCAACCCGTCCGAGATTCTGGGCTTTGTTAACAATCGACTAAACATCCTATTCAGAAACTCAGCCGAAGTTATTTCGGATGGTATGGATATTGCCCTCTGTACTATCTGTGAAAAGGAAAATCTGGTGCTATTTTCTGGTGCTCAAAGACCCATTTATCAGGAATCGAACGGGGTTATTACCAAGCGATTAGGAGATAAAATTTCGTTGGGCCAAACTGAAACACAAAAATCATTTGCAGTGCAGGAAATAAAGTATTTGCCCGGTGATATGTTGTATTTGTTTTCAGATGGAATAACCAGTCAGTTTGGTGGTCCGGAAGGCAAAAAAATCAGGAGGCAACAGTTTATGGAAGAGCTGGAAAGTATTTCAGGCAAACCAAACAAGCAAGAATTAATAACGGATTTTTTTGAGAAATGGAAAGGCGATATGGAACAAACTGATGATGTGCTCATTCTGGGTATAAAACTTAACAAAGCGGTAATATGA
- a CDS encoding acyloxyacyl hydrolase, with translation MKSKLLILLLGLVWANMLHGQTYSNLSLAAGGHWGFLLYHHKNMRGMATSHIKAMELELGFRCDGKKNWHHLYRFPQYGASLTIFNLGSPDYLGTGIALYPFIKFPLAGGKFYQLHFRTGAGLGYVEKIFEINQNNKATAIGSHLNAYINLRLSSYIRLYKSLVLDFGLGLSHFSNGGSKKPNRGINVPTVNLSLVYEVGHGKEVKKDTSRYIFQKHRVFMILSGGFAQLSKPGGSTYGAASLQTFYDFRPTVKSSFGAGLDLMYFEGNREKFRRDSVQVGSPLENIQVGGKVFYQFNMHRLMVPIEFGFYAYSKNKSVGFMYHRIGLRYQVSKHLLFNLTLKTHFAVAEYIEWGLGWKF, from the coding sequence ATGAAAAGTAAGCTGCTTATTCTGCTTTTGGGTTTGGTTTGGGCGAATATGCTCCACGGTCAAACCTATTCTAATTTGTCGCTGGCAGCAGGTGGCCATTGGGGATTTTTACTCTATCACCATAAAAATATGCGAGGTATGGCAACTTCGCACATTAAGGCCATGGAACTGGAACTGGGCTTTCGCTGCGATGGGAAAAAAAATTGGCATCATTTGTATCGTTTTCCTCAGTATGGAGCCAGTCTAACCATTTTTAACCTGGGTAGTCCGGATTACCTGGGAACTGGTATTGCTTTGTATCCATTTATTAAATTTCCATTGGCCGGTGGCAAATTTTATCAGTTGCATTTTAGAACCGGAGCCGGTTTAGGATATGTGGAAAAAATTTTTGAAATAAACCAAAACAACAAAGCCACTGCCATAGGCTCTCATTTAAATGCCTATATCAATTTACGCCTAAGCAGCTACATACGTCTTTACAAAAGCTTGGTTCTTGACTTCGGATTAGGCTTATCCCATTTTTCGAACGGTGGTAGCAAGAAACCTAATCGGGGGATTAATGTTCCAACGGTGAATTTAAGTTTGGTATATGAAGTAGGACATGGAAAGGAAGTAAAGAAAGATACCAGCCGGTATATTTTTCAAAAGCATAGAGTGTTTATGATACTCAGCGGTGGATTTGCCCAGCTTTCTAAACCTGGGGGAAGTACGTATGGCGCTGCCTCCCTGCAAACTTTTTATGATTTTAGACCAACCGTTAAATCCAGCTTTGGTGCAGGTTTGGATTTAATGTATTTCGAAGGCAACCGGGAAAAATTCCGCCGCGATTCGGTTCAGGTAGGCAGTCCCCTGGAGAATATTCAGGTGGGTGGAAAGGTGTTTTATCAATTTAACATGCACCGCTTGATGGTTCCGATTGAGTTTGGTTTTTATGCCTATTCTAAAAACAAATCGGTTGGTTTCATGTATCATCGAATTGGATTACGATACCAGGTTAGTAAGCACCTGCTGTTTAACCTTACACTAAAAACCCATTTTGCAGTTGCTGAATACATTGAATGGGGATTGGGCTGGAAATTTTAA
- the hxpB gene encoding hexitol phosphatase HxpB produces the protein MVEAVLYDMDGLIADTEPLWQESEIKVFNAIGVPLTRELCRQVMGQRLDEVVKYWYQQFPWDGKDLKAVENEVIEELLWLIETRAELLPGVANSLEWVEKMGLKRAVASSSSLRIIQQLLKKVGIRSKFETICSAEFEPYGKPHPGIFLTAAKQLGVLPSNCLVLEDSVNGVIAGKAARMKVFAVPDREMAADPRFCLADAILQNLNQLEETASRLYGIRPS, from the coding sequence ATGGTTGAAGCGGTTTTATACGATATGGATGGGCTTATTGCCGATACCGAACCATTGTGGCAAGAGTCGGAAATAAAAGTTTTTAATGCAATTGGGGTTCCCTTAACTCGCGAACTTTGCCGCCAGGTAATGGGTCAACGCTTAGACGAAGTTGTAAAGTACTGGTATCAGCAATTTCCCTGGGATGGAAAGGACTTAAAAGCAGTGGAGAATGAGGTAATAGAGGAATTGCTTTGGTTAATTGAAACCAGGGCTGAATTATTACCCGGGGTTGCCAATTCATTGGAGTGGGTAGAAAAAATGGGATTGAAACGAGCTGTAGCTTCTTCCTCTTCCCTTCGTATTATTCAACAACTGCTTAAAAAGGTGGGAATACGTTCCAAGTTCGAAACCATTTGTTCGGCTGAATTTGAGCCTTATGGCAAACCTCACCCCGGTATTTTTTTAACTGCAGCCAAACAACTTGGGGTTTTACCTTCCAACTGTTTGGTATTGGAAGATAGTGTAAATGGCGTTATTGCAGGTAAAGCAGCCCGAATGAAGGTGTTTGCTGTTCCTGACCGTGAAATGGCAGCCGACCCCAGGTTTTGCCTTGCTGATGCTATTCTCCAAAATTTGAATCAATTGGAAGAAACAGCTAGCCGGCTTTATGGGATTCGTCCTTCTTAG
- the lptC gene encoding LPS export ABC transporter periplasmic protein LptC yields MTFGSKSVNLIKAMPWRLLTACLLLLSACKNRMDEVNKIARRSDEPSEIARNITITHTDSGKVTMKLESPVIYTYPGFNARKVLPKGVHVSFLGPDGKPETEMTSGYAVNYEGKGKMEARINVVVVNNKGETLKTEHLIWEEQTKRIYTNEFVTITTKDEILYGDGLESNQEFTKYRIKNIKGTIAVKE; encoded by the coding sequence ATGACCTTTGGTTCAAAAAGCGTAAATTTGATTAAAGCAATGCCTTGGCGTTTACTTACTGCTTGCCTGCTCTTGTTAAGTGCATGCAAGAACCGTATGGATGAAGTAAATAAAATTGCCCGACGCAGCGATGAACCATCTGAAATAGCCCGAAATATTACGATTACCCACACCGATTCTGGAAAAGTAACGATGAAACTGGAATCGCCTGTTATTTATACTTACCCCGGATTTAATGCCCGGAAAGTTTTACCCAAGGGGGTCCATGTTAGTTTTTTAGGTCCCGATGGTAAACCGGAGACCGAAATGACCTCCGGATATGCTGTAAACTATGAAGGAAAGGGTAAAATGGAAGCCAGAATTAATGTGGTGGTGGTGAATAACAAGGGAGAAACCTTAAAAACCGAACACCTCATTTGGGAAGAACAAACCAAACGAATTTATACCAACGAGTTTGTTACCATTACTACCAAGGACGAAATTTTATACGGTGATGGACTAGAGTCTAACCAAGAATTTACCAAATACCGAATAAAAAACATCAAAGGAACCATAGCTGTAAAAGAATGA
- a CDS encoding type III pantothenate kinase, with amino-acid sequence MANLIIDRGNTFTKWAVFEDGQLKRQGRTESPNLEDLLLDLSPFQTSEAILVSSVKKPWLELDEWVKQAPVWIHFSHLTQTPLVNTYSTPQTLGLDRLAGTVGAWSLFPNQNSLVIDMGTCIKFDFVDRDGRYLGGNISPGMTMRFQALNRYTDQLPLLGFKDFNAIYGNSTESAIVLGVVQGIEQEILGTISLFEKQFGKINTVLTGGDSTIFEKRLKVPIFASPNLVLQGLNAILDYNAGNKQGIA; translated from the coding sequence ATGGCTAATCTAATTATAGACCGAGGCAATACCTTTACCAAATGGGCGGTATTTGAAGATGGTCAGTTAAAAAGACAAGGCCGAACCGAGAGTCCTAACCTGGAAGATTTGCTCCTGGATCTTTCCCCGTTTCAAACGTCGGAAGCTATTTTGGTATCGTCGGTTAAAAAGCCTTGGTTGGAATTGGATGAATGGGTAAAACAAGCCCCGGTTTGGATACATTTTTCCCACCTAACCCAAACCCCTTTAGTGAATACTTATTCCACACCCCAAACCTTGGGTTTAGACAGGTTGGCCGGTACGGTTGGGGCTTGGAGTTTGTTTCCAAACCAAAATTCCTTGGTAATTGATATGGGAACATGCATCAAATTTGATTTTGTTGATCGGGATGGAAGGTATTTGGGAGGTAACATTTCACCCGGAATGACCATGCGTTTTCAAGCCTTGAACCGATATACAGACCAACTTCCTTTGCTTGGCTTCAAAGATTTTAATGCCATTTATGGTAACAGCACCGAGTCAGCCATTGTTTTGGGGGTAGTTCAAGGAATAGAACAAGAAATTTTAGGGACCATTTCCTTGTTTGAAAAGCAGTTTGGAAAAATTAACACAGTATTGACCGGCGGGGACTCCACAATTTTTGAAAAACGACTTAAAGTTCCCATCTTTGCATCGCCCAATTTAGTGCTACAAGGCTTGAATGCCATTTTAGATTACAATGCAGGAAATAAACAAGGAATTGCCTAA
- the ahcY gene encoding adenosylhomocysteinase: MSTLTQTEVLPYKVKDISLAAWGRKEIRLAEAEMPGLMAIRAEYGPKKPLTGARIAGCLHMTIQTAVLIETLVELGADVTWSSCNIFSTQDHAAAAIAAAGIPVYAWKGQTAEEFDWCIEQTLFAFKGGKSLNMILDDGGDLTNMVLDKYPELIKDIKGLSEETTTGVHRLYERMKNGTLPIPAINVNDSVTKSKFDNKYGCKESLVDAIRRATDVMMAGKVAVVAGYGDVGKGSAESLRGSGARVIVTEIDPICALQAAMDGFEVKRMIDAVKEADIVVTATGNKDIITEKHFRSMKDKTIVCNIGHFDIEIDMAWLNDNYGSTKDTIKPQVDLYNVDGKDIIILAEGRLVNLGCATGHPSFVMSNSFSNQTLAQLELWTNGSAYENKVYTLPKHLDEKVARLHLSKIGVQLEELSEEQASYIGVTVAGPYKPEYYRY, from the coding sequence ATGTCAACATTAACACAAACAGAAGTGCTTCCTTACAAAGTAAAAGACATTAGCTTAGCTGCCTGGGGTCGTAAAGAGATCCGTTTAGCCGAAGCTGAAATGCCAGGATTAATGGCTATTCGTGCAGAATACGGTCCTAAAAAACCATTGACCGGTGCTCGTATTGCAGGTTGCTTACACATGACTATTCAAACTGCGGTATTAATTGAAACCTTAGTAGAATTAGGTGCCGATGTAACCTGGTCGTCATGTAACATTTTTTCAACTCAGGATCATGCTGCTGCGGCAATAGCTGCTGCCGGAATTCCGGTTTATGCATGGAAAGGTCAAACTGCCGAAGAATTTGATTGGTGCATTGAACAAACTTTATTTGCTTTTAAAGGCGGAAAAAGTTTGAACATGATTTTAGATGATGGTGGAGACTTAACCAACATGGTATTAGACAAATATCCGGAGTTGATTAAGGATATCAAAGGTTTGAGCGAAGAAACCACTACCGGCGTTCACCGTTTGTATGAGCGTATGAAAAATGGAACTTTACCAATTCCTGCCATCAACGTAAACGACAGCGTTACCAAATCTAAATTTGATAACAAATATGGTTGTAAAGAATCCTTGGTAGATGCTATTCGTCGTGCAACCGATGTAATGATGGCCGGTAAAGTGGCTGTTGTTGCCGGATACGGTGACGTAGGAAAAGGTTCAGCGGAATCATTGCGCGGTTCAGGGGCTCGTGTTATCGTAACCGAGATTGACCCAATTTGTGCCTTGCAAGCGGCTATGGACGGATTCGAAGTTAAACGCATGATTGATGCCGTTAAAGAGGCGGATATCGTTGTTACTGCTACCGGAAATAAGGACATTATTACCGAGAAACATTTCCGTTCTATGAAGGATAAAACCATCGTTTGTAACATTGGCCACTTCGACATTGAAATTGATATGGCTTGGTTAAACGACAATTATGGATCTACTAAAGATACCATTAAGCCTCAAGTTGACTTGTACAACGTGGATGGTAAGGATATTATCATCTTGGCTGAAGGTCGTTTGGTAAATTTAGGTTGTGCTACCGGTCACCCTTCCTTTGTTATGAGTAACTCCTTTTCAAACCAAACTTTAGCTCAGTTGGAGTTGTGGACAAACGGTTCTGCCTACGAGAACAAAGTTTACACCCTTCCAAAACATTTGGATGAAAAAGTAGCTCGTTTGCACCTTTCTAAAATTGGAGTACAATTGGAAGAATTGAGCGAAGAACAAGCTTCCTACATTGGAGTAACTGTTGCAGGTCCTTACAAACCAGAATACTACCGTTACTAA
- a CDS encoding helical backbone metal receptor, translated as MEFTDQLGRTINLSKPPKRIVSLVPSQTELLVDLGLEQELVGITKFCIHPRHLLSNKKLVGGTKQLKLDVIAQLNPDLILANKEENKEEDILELSQSFPVWVTDINTVESGLAMIQQVGQLTGKTGEAGELVSKIARSMEQLPGTTNHSSVYLIWDKPMMGAGNETYINDCMRRAGFRNSLSHLRRYPELSLEAIHDLKPDFIFLSSEPYPFGIKHVRQYQERFKQSKVVLVDGEMFSWYGSRMLKAANYFKKLREEIL; from the coding sequence ATGGAGTTTACTGACCAATTGGGTCGAACAATAAACCTGAGCAAGCCGCCAAAACGAATTGTTAGTTTAGTTCCATCTCAAACTGAACTATTGGTTGATTTGGGGTTGGAGCAGGAATTGGTTGGCATCACGAAATTTTGTATTCATCCCCGGCATTTACTAAGCAACAAGAAATTAGTTGGAGGCACTAAACAGCTCAAATTAGATGTAATTGCACAATTGAATCCTGATTTAATTTTAGCGAACAAGGAAGAGAATAAGGAAGAAGACATACTGGAATTGTCTCAATCTTTTCCGGTTTGGGTAACAGACATTAACACGGTGGAATCGGGATTGGCAATGATACAACAGGTTGGACAACTAACCGGCAAAACCGGGGAGGCCGGAGAACTGGTAAGCAAGATAGCACGTTCAATGGAGCAATTGCCCGGGACTACAAATCATAGTTCGGTTTATCTAATTTGGGACAAGCCTATGATGGGGGCGGGCAATGAAACTTACATCAACGATTGTATGAGAAGGGCCGGATTTAGAAATAGTTTGAGTCATTTGCGACGGTATCCGGAATTAAGTTTAGAAGCGATACATGATTTGAAGCCGGATTTTATTTTTTTATCCTCTGAACCTTATCCGTTTGGAATTAAGCATGTAAGGCAATATCAGGAGAGATTTAAGCAATCCAAGGTGGTTTTAGTGGATGGAGAAATGTTTTCGTGGTATGGTTCAAGAATGCTGAAAGCTGCGAATTACTTTAAAAAGTTAAGAGAAGAAATCCTTTAA
- a CDS encoding PAS domain S-box protein: protein MRILHIEDDASDALFIQRKLASTYTHLEYLRVQSLEELKTSIPSFEPDVILSDHQLNGFTSKEIFQIFKDSWHNCPFILITDTVSEDFAAEALRNGIDDYIVKNRIDRLPKVIDTLLLKNQLLKERDEYINQIIESETRYRDLLYSTTELIHSADLQGNLNFVNQSWKRFLGYSSSEVINRNIFEFIADSSKRSCEIKFQRLMKGEKVEDMKLEMIAKDGQLRKMEGLAVPRYIGNYLIGSHAFLKDITEKEEIQSKLIESEKRYALAIAATSDGIIDLNIKNKQFYLSNHCFEILDLAPQPISISNLHSIVPSGFYLWVKNLVKNNGKKLKNSLFDQDIEIFSNPSKWVNIKAIFNHKDCRINGSIRNITEKKIQEIKIQNFNKNLEIRVDLKTKELKKAISLLTSRNKEIQDSIHYAKRIHDALTSHPRNLDEIFPNSFILNLPKDVIGGDFAWFQQVGNTKFIAAADCTGHGVPGALLSVVATILLDEAVLKQEINNPSKILEFVNKRLLNLLNNTEDLLSDGLDIALCAINPNCRKILFSGANRPIYFKTNNQITVLHGDKISLGEPEKNHVFSLQTISYMPNDQLFMHSDGITSQFGGKFGKKLKRQHLLNELEFDMPMPQKYRFIRELFDEWKGDLEQTDDVLVIGITLPST from the coding sequence ATGAGGATTTTACATATCGAAGACGATGCCAGCGACGCCCTTTTCATTCAAAGAAAACTCGCAAGTACATATACTCATTTAGAATACCTTCGAGTACAATCATTAGAAGAACTCAAAACTTCAATCCCATCTTTTGAACCAGACGTAATACTATCCGACCATCAATTAAATGGCTTTACCTCTAAAGAAATTTTTCAAATTTTCAAAGACTCTTGGCACAATTGCCCTTTTATACTAATTACAGATACCGTTTCAGAAGACTTCGCTGCCGAAGCACTAAGAAATGGGATAGATGACTATATTGTAAAAAATCGTATTGACCGTTTACCAAAAGTTATTGATACTTTACTTCTTAAAAACCAACTCTTAAAAGAGAGAGATGAATACATCAATCAAATTATTGAAAGCGAAACCAGATACCGCGACTTATTGTATTCAACCACCGAACTAATCCATAGCGCTGATTTACAAGGTAACCTGAATTTTGTAAACCAATCATGGAAACGCTTTCTTGGATACTCCAGTTCCGAAGTCATCAACCGAAACATCTTCGAATTTATTGCAGATTCTTCCAAAAGATCCTGCGAAATCAAATTCCAACGATTAATGAAAGGCGAAAAAGTGGAAGATATGAAACTAGAAATGATTGCCAAAGACGGCCAATTGAGAAAAATGGAAGGATTAGCCGTCCCTCGTTACATTGGGAATTATCTTATTGGATCTCATGCCTTTTTAAAGGATATTACCGAAAAAGAAGAAATCCAAAGCAAACTTATTGAAAGCGAAAAACGATACGCACTTGCAATTGCTGCAACTTCAGATGGTATCATTGACCTTAATATTAAAAACAAACAATTTTACCTTTCAAACCATTGCTTTGAAATACTTGATCTAGCTCCCCAACCCATCTCAATCTCTAACCTTCATTCCATCGTACCTTCCGGGTTCTATCTCTGGGTGAAAAACCTGGTAAAAAACAATGGAAAAAAATTGAAAAATTCACTTTTCGATCAAGATATTGAAATTTTCTCCAACCCATCAAAATGGGTAAATATTAAAGCAATCTTCAACCATAAAGATTGCCGAATTAATGGCTCAATCCGGAATATTACCGAAAAAAAAATCCAAGAAATAAAAATTCAAAACTTTAATAAAAATCTGGAAATTCGGGTAGATCTTAAAACTAAAGAGCTTAAAAAGGCTATATCTTTACTAACCAGCCGCAATAAAGAAATACAAGACAGTATTCATTACGCAAAAAGAATTCACGATGCCTTAACTTCCCATCCCAGAAACTTGGATGAAATATTTCCAAATTCCTTTATTCTTAACCTCCCCAAAGATGTAATTGGCGGCGACTTTGCTTGGTTTCAACAGGTGGGCAATACCAAGTTTATTGCAGCAGCCGATTGCACAGGCCATGGTGTTCCTGGTGCCTTGCTTTCGGTGGTTGCAACCATTCTTCTTGATGAGGCAGTTCTTAAACAAGAAATAAACAATCCTTCCAAAATCCTTGAATTCGTAAATAAACGCCTTTTAAACCTACTTAATAACACTGAAGATCTATTGTCGGATGGCCTTGACATCGCCCTTTGTGCAATCAATCCCAATTGCAGGAAAATCCTATTCTCAGGAGCAAATCGACCCATTTATTTCAAAACCAACAACCAAATTACAGTCCTTCATGGCGATAAAATATCGCTTGGCGAACCCGAAAAAAACCATGTATTTTCACTTCAAACTATTTCTTACATGCCTAATGACCAGCTCTTTATGCATTCAGATGGAATTACCAGTCAATTTGGAGGAAAATTCGGAAAAAAATTAAAACGACAACACTTACTGAACGAATTAGAATTTGATATGCCGATGCCTCAGAAATACCGTTTTATTCGTGAACTATTTGATGAATGGAAAGGTGACTTGGAACAAACTGACGATGTGTTGGTAATCGGTATCACTTTGCCTTCAACTTAG